In Brassica rapa cultivar Chiifu-401-42 chromosome A06, CAAS_Brap_v3.01, whole genome shotgun sequence, a single window of DNA contains:
- the LOC103828093 gene encoding heavy metal-associated isoprenylated plant protein 26 has product MGVLDHVSEMFDCSHGHKIKKRRQLQTVEIKVKMDCEGCERKVRRSVEGMKGVSSVSLEPKAHKVTVVGYVDPNKVVSRMAHRTGKKVELWPYVPYDVVAHPYAAGVYDKKAPSGYVRRADDPGVSQLARASSTEVRYTTAFSDENPAACVLM; this is encoded by the exons ATGGGTGTTCTGGATCATGTCTCTGAAATGTTTGATTGCTCTCACGGGCACAAGATTAAAAAGCGCAGACAGTTGCAG ACGGTGGAGATCAAAGTGAAGATGGACTGCGAAGGCTGCGAGCGTAAAGTGCGGCGGTCCGTGGAAGGAATGAAGGGTGTATCCTCTGTCTCGCTGGAGCCCAAAGCCCACAAAGTCACTGTGGTCGGCTACGTCGATCCCAACAAGGTGGTGTCCCGTATGGCTCACAGGACCGGCAAGAAGGTTGAGCTCTGGCCCTATGTGCCTTACGACGTCGTGGCTCATCCTTACGCTGCTGGAGTCTACGACAAGAAGGCACCCTCCGGTTATGTGCGAAGAGCCGATGACCCTGGAGTCTCGCAGCTAGCTCGTGCTAGCTCCACCGAGGTCCGCTACACTACCGCTTTTAGCGATGAAAATCCAGCAGCTTGTGTGCTCATGTGA
- the LOC103828096 gene encoding trafficking protein particle complex subunit 2-like protein codes for MIVCVAVVGHQNNPLYIQSFTEAEDALKLHHIVHCSLDVIDERVNNPSKSGTTLNEAFLGLLYPALNYKVYGYLTNTKVKFIMVTTDLDVRDTDVRSFFRKFHAAYVDAVSNPFHVPGKKITSRTFSESVTNIVTSYSFN; via the exons ATGATCGTCTGCGTCGCCGTCGTCGGCCACCAG AACAATCCGCTTTACATACAGAGCTTCACGGAAGCTGAAGATGCGCTTAAGCTCCACCACATCGTCCACTGCTCCCTCGATGTCATCGATGAGCGAG TGAACAATCCGAGCAAGTCAGGAACGACATTGAACGAGGCATTTCTAGGTCTGCTATACCCAGCACTCAACTACAAAGT GTATGGTTACTTGACTAATACAAAAGTGAAGTTCATCATGGTCACTACTGATTTGGATGTCAGAGACACCGATGTCCGAAGT TTCTTCAGGAAGTTCCATGCCGCATACGTGGATGCCGTCTCAAACCCTTTCCATGTTCCTGGCAAAAAGATCACTTCCCGAACCTTCTCCGAATCCGTTACCAACATTGTTACCTCTTACTCTTTCAACTGA
- the LOC103828136 gene encoding uncharacterized protein LOC103828136: MSVAMDRAMMALNLEEDDVPFKMPNLPGISSAEENKLSLMGRLLNPECQKMSTLIYKMPRKWQKEGRIRGIALSEERFQFIFQNEHDLMDVLEKGVQTFNEWVIVMERWVENPPEDYLQYVNLWVQISKIPVNYYTEVALTALGDIVGKTIVVAFDPSKPITQPFVRVQVKFNVANPLRMAKTLDLGEGKSTVIHFDYENVQKRCFTCHRLNHEKSICPVSVKKRQEEARVRRMKIQEELSLKKPYFQEQDPLFGVLAESQVGINPATGRPRIAEEVLQEMRRYLCANTGEDQAIKIDKVIKSVQEAEKDPEVQRTFLRLEAPPEITKDLNRGKGLVFDYGKQIAEQEKQLVVHKTEKLVASAFQAYKARSLPFDGRMCNSEGSVNSKCATLSDLPTVFKSGAWEPASSGMIRKSNNPRRRPSKAVRKQRKDEGAKEEFREMIEHREGKQVSGSKKRKYEEKGEEGRSTPKACCLKAIPHEGLPNVQ, translated from the coding sequence ATGTCTGTGGCAATGGACAGAGCTATGATGGCTCTAAATTTGGAGGAAGACGATGTTCCTTTCAAGATGCCGAACCTTCCTGGTATTAGCTCGGCTGAGGAGAACAAGCTGAGTTTGATGGGGAGACTGTTGAACCCGGAATGTCAAAAGATGTCAACTTTGATCTACAAGATGCCAAGAAAATGGCAAAAAGAAGGAAGGATCCGGGGAATCGCCTTGTCGGAAGAGCGTTTCCAGTTTATCTTTCAAAATGAGCATGATCTTATGGATGTTTTGGAAAAGGGTGTCCAGACGTTCAATGAATGGGTCATAGTGATGGAACGTTGGGTTGAGAATCCGCCTGAGGATTATCTGCAGTACGTTAATTTGTGGGTTCAAATAAGCAAGATACCGGTGAACTATTACACAGAGGTGGCTCTTACGGCTCTGGGTGATATCGTGGGTAAAACCATCGTGGTTGCCTTTGATCCGTCGAAGCCGATTACTCAACCTTTTGTGAGGGTGCAAGTCAAGTTCAATGTAGCAAATCCTCTGAGAATGGCAAAAACTCTCGATCTGGGGGAGGGCAAATCAACGGTGATTCACTTCGACTATGAAAATGTTCAGAAACGTTGCTTTACTTGTCACCGTTTGAACCATGAGAAATCCATCTGCCCTGTATCGGTGAAAAAGAGACAAGAAGAAGCCAGAGTAAGAAGGATGAAAATTCAAGAAGAGTTATCACTGAAGAAACCTTACTTTCAAGAACAGGACCCTCTCTTTGGTGTTCTGGCTGAATCTCAGGTGGGGATTAACCCGGCTACAGGGAGACCGCGAATTGCGGAGGAGGTTTTACAAGAGATGAGAAGGTATCTCTGTGCTAACACAGGGGAAGATCAAGCTATCAAGATTGACAAAGTCATAAAATCTGTGCAAGAAGCGGAAAAGGATCCGGAAGTTCAGAGGACGTTTCTACGTCTAGAAGCTCCACCTGAAATTACGAAGGATCTTAATAGAGGAAAGGGCTTGGTTTTtgactatgggaagcagatagCAGAACAGGAGAAACAATTAGTGGTGCACAAGACGGAAAAGCTGGTGGCGTCGGCGTTTCAAGCGTATAAGGCACGAAGCTTGCCTTTTGATGGGAGAATGTGCAACTCTGAGGGTAGTGTTAACAGCAAATGCGCTACTCTTTCTGATTTACCTACGGTTTTTAAGTCAGGGGCTTGGGAACCTGCATCATCCGGGATGATCAGAAAGAGTAATAACCCGAGGAGGAGACCCTCCAAGGCTGTGAGAAAGCAAAGAAAAGATGAAGGGGCAAAAGAAGAGTTCCGTGAGATGATTGAGCACAGAGAAGGGAAACAAGTCTCAGGGTCTAAGAAGAGGAAGTATGAAGAGAAAGGGGAAGAAGGAAGATCAACACCTAAGGCGTGCTGCCTTAAGGCGATCCCACATGAGGGATTGCCCAATGTCCAATGA